taatatttcagttacaAACGCAATTATTTTCATTCGTTTTCTTATCAAATGATTTTCTATGCTGCACAAAGTGTTTGAGTGTAAATACACTGACCACAATGTGTGtatacaaaaagaaaatgcatttgagAAAGTGTGATATAAGAATTGATTATGATTGTACTTTTCCTAAGatgcttttgtttttgcatttgtgtctGATCTGCATTAGTTTGTCAAGTGGAATGGACAACatctcctccttctcctctttctctctcatagcTCTGAATGACACCAGCAGGTCCAGCAGGATAACTGCATTCTCTTTTGCCCTCCCAGGCTATTTAGTGACCATTTTTGTGAACGCAGCCTTGATTTGCATAATTGTTCTGGAGAAAGTTCTCCACCAGCctatgtatatttttgtgtgcaatttaTGTATAAATGGATTATACGGAGCCACAGGATTTTATCCACCCCTGCTGTATTATTTactaaatgaaacaaatgtaatctcTCTGACAGAATGTGCCATCCAAAGCTTTGCCATTTTCACGTATGCAATAGGTGAGTTTACTAATTTGTGCATAATGGCATTCGATAGATACTTAGCGATCTGCAGACCTCTGTACTACCATACTGTCATGACAACCATCACTGTTTGGAGGCTGCTGACTTTCATTTGGATGTTTCCCTGCTGCACTGCAATACTGATAATACTGCTGACGCTCAGGTTTCCCATTTGCATGAATCAGATAAACAAACTGTACTGTGAAAACTGGGTCTTGGAGAGACTTGCCTGCAGGGTGGACACTGCTCAGTTTGTGGTTAATGGAATATTAACATGTGCTGTTAATGCTCTGGtatggtttgtgtttttgtcttatgtaAAAATACTGATCGCTTGTAAGCACTCTGTTCAAAGCCACAAGAAGTTTATAACCACATGTTTGCCACATTTGATAGCCTTTTTGAATTATGTGGTCTGGTCTCTTTTTAATACACTATATGAGGTGTTTGGAACTGGCAGTCTACCTCAGGGTTTTAAAAACTTCTTGTCGGTTTCTTTTTTGATCATTCCACCTCTGGTTAATCCTATAATATATGGAATTATACTAACTCCTATTAGGACTAAAGCAAAAAATTTATTCCAAAGCTTAAGATCAAATCATACTGATTGAGCATTGCATATTCACAACAGATCTGGAAAAATAGCATGGCTCCAATGAAATAGCAAGTGTGGGCTGTATGCTCCCTGATGATTTATAACTGTTATGatgaatatcaaaataaaaaccatGAGTTTGTGGTCAAATTGTATTGATATTAATTATGAATacgataaatataaaaaaaatattgcaatgtaacatgtttaaccattaaaacacCACTGAACCTTACCTATAAAAGATGTATTCTAATTAAttatctgcatttatttatggaACATCATTCTatataaagacaaaacaaaagagatTTCTGTGAAAGAAAGTAACTGTCCATGTCTGGCAGTGTACAATACAAACAACTACTTTTAATAACTATAATgactaaaagtaacaaaaaaacaaaaaaatcacatcaaaaacaaaaaataaattaatcaatgttttttttttttttttttttttttttttttatctgtattaatattttaGGAAACAGCCAAACTATAGTTATTATGTAAGTGGTGATATGAAAGTGCATTGCCTCTCCAATTATGTTCATAGCTGCTGACCTCTAAACTGCatgtgagaaaataataattcattaaaaatagataaattattTATCTTCTGAATTACTGAAGGATACAGCTATCAAATAGAAGAAATGGTCATCCAAGatcatatttgcattttatcaTTTCTTAATTACCAAAGGAGTGCTAGATCATTATGATCAGCTCTATATAAAGTTCTCTCTCATGTAGCTGCATGTGAGCAGAGTGAAGAGTGGATCTCTAAAAGAGGTGATCAAAGGCCTTCTCCAAACCTCACAGCCCCTGAAGCCAAaggctttttgttgttttgtcattttaaatggcTTAATACAACATACTGCTTTTAAGgctaatttttaattattttaaaagtactaaaaaaaaaaaaaacaatatttaaatacaacattCTTTGATCTGGAGTCAGATTATcagaagaaatataaaaagaaagaatggtAACATATCCTCTTACCACATTCTCACATTGtcatattgtattaaattatgtCCAGTTAGGGCAAAAATATTGTATATGTTCCCGAAGTCCAAGGATTAATAACTTATTCACTGTTAGAAATAGTGTTGACTGCTTTTTGTGTGATGCATCACAGTGATGATTCTTTAAAAGTGgcaatgataaatgtttttgagctgcagaagatataataatatttatattgcagaattatataatgttatttgaacaggataatgttttttttttttttttttttgagctgtacCATTATGATTTAAtagttaagaaatatatgtatacTTAAAGTCTTAGCATTTGACACTGCATATGACAGATCTTTAATGCTGTTAAAGTCAATTTAAAAAACAGTGTTTGTGACATCAAACACAATAGTTTGATGTCATCTTCTGGTAAAAACCTAAATGCCATCCAGGATTTTTGAAAGATTATTAGCAAGCCATATTGTGTCCTCATGTGTTCATAAGGGGAATTCAGATGCAAAATTAACTTTTACATGGTGTATGCAGagaaatgtgtcttagcagtgtggaCACGACCACCCAACAATGATAAAAATTCATTCACtccttttttccccaaaaaaacctaaacagtctcatttatcaagccgttttgattttctgagcagtatgacaTCATATTGCTCAGGCCCCCGCCCAAGGACCGCTAACGGACTGTACTTATACTGTTATGGAATGTGGTTGTAGTAGCTGAGCACGATGAAGGAGTAGaagtaaagagttttttttttaattaacattaacacataTTAACCATTGAAACAACATTAATTCCCGCTGGCCTcctttacatttatatatcagcaattttatatatatgtgtgtgtgtgtgtgtgtgtgtgtgtgtgtgtgtgtgtgtgtgtgtgtgtgtgtgtgtgtgtaaaaaacattgaaacaaattttcaaatagatgttatatttattaacaaaccacatatttaAAGTCTAAACAAGTACTTTCTTGCCTAAAAATCTCTTCtgccatgacactcgctgtgagaaatacagCAAGTGGAGTGATACAAATAGTAAAATGGTTGGAGTTCCCATATCTCTAGAACATCGaactcctctcagccaatcagattcgagaacCAGAAataactagtgtgtgtgtgtgtgtgtgtgtgtgtgtgtgtgtgtgtgtactgtagtgAATTTGCTTTTGCCAACATAGGGAGGCGAAATAGTGTATGGGTACTCACGTCACTGATGACATTATGATTCTTGGAGCACGTGTTACTTAAGGTGCGGTTAAAAGTACATCACATAAGAAAGATTGGTGGGATACCTAACTTGTAGAATCTCTTTCTGTATCATCAgcacaaggaagacacaagtgtaataaaatagattttattaacaTAAGATAGACAAGAGTAATCAACAACTGTTAAATGAATACCATGAATGAAAAaggaataaagtgcataaaatgCAAGTAATTAAGTTGGGTGTTGCTATGTCAGAGCTACAGTACGTTATCTGGAAAGATAAACTGTTGCTACTCTGAAACAAATAAGGTGGAAGAAccttattatgcatcaaacaaatatgTGAAAGATAGTGGTGACTTCTTCCACTGGTTGTACTGGTAACAATTCAGTGGGGAAAGGAGCAGAAATCCATTTCAACAGCCTTGAACACAAAGCACTGTAGGATGCTGATCTCCTGCAGCACCAAAGGGTATTAAAATCTGGAACACGCAGATGTGGCCCTGGAGTAGGTGCAGAAGGTCCTTGCCTGGAATATGCAAGCAAAAGTACCTTGAAGTGAAGGTTTGCTCACCGGAGCTTAAAC
This window of the Cyprinus carpio isolate SPL01 chromosome A21, ASM1834038v1, whole genome shotgun sequence genome carries:
- the or61a1 gene encoding odorant receptor 123-1, yielding MHLRKCDIRIDYDCTFPKMLLFLHLCLICISLSSGMDNISSFSSFSLIALNDTSRSSRITAFSFALPGYLVTIFVNAALICIIVLEKVLHQPMYIFVCNLCINGLYGATGFYPPLLYYLLNETNVISLTECAIQSFAIFTYAIGEFTNLCIMAFDRYLAICRPLYYHTVMTTITVWRLLTFIWMFPCCTAILIILLTLRFPICMNQINKLYCENWVLERLACRVDTAQFVVNGILTCAVNALVWFVFLSYVKILIACKHSVQSHKKFITTCLPHLIAFLNYVVWSLFNTLYEVFGTGSLPQGFKNFLSVSFLIIPPLVNPIIYGIILTPIRTKAKNLFQSLRSNHTD